A single genomic interval of Falco cherrug isolate bFalChe1 chromosome 8, bFalChe1.pri, whole genome shotgun sequence harbors:
- the CXCL14 gene encoding C-X-C motif chemokine 14 codes for MKLLTAALLLLFIAMCLASAEGVKCKCSRKGPKIRFSNVRKLEIKPRYPFCVEEMIIVTLWTRVRGEQQHCLNPKRQNTVRLLKWYRVWKEKGRVYEE; via the exons ATGAAGCTCCTGacagcagctttgcttctgctcttcATCGCCATGTGCTTAGCCAGCGCGGAAG GCGTAAAGTGCAAATGTTCGAGAAAAGGTCCTAAAATAAGATTCTCTAATGTACGgaagctggaaataaaaccGAGGTACCCGTTTTGTGTGGAAGAGATGATTAT CGTGACTCTGTGGACGCGGGTGAGGGGcgagcagcagcactgcttaaACCCCAAACGCCAAAACACAGTGAGGCTGCTGAAGTGGTACCGAGtatggaaagagaaaggcag GGTTTATGAAGAATAA
- the NEUROG1 gene encoding neurogenin-1: MPAEAASSGGGAEPPGAPRERRRRRGRARARTEALLHTLKRSRRVKANDRERNRMHHLNAALDELRSVLPTFPDDTKLTKIETLRFAYNYIWALSETLRLAEQCLPPPPTFRGAAAPPSPGSDAGSWLSSASPSAPSLCASASGPSSPATSEDCAYAPADSLRSFRGLPAAAPPGAPCR; encoded by the coding sequence ATGCCCGCCGAGGCGGCCAGCAgcggcggcggagcggagcCGCCCGGCGCTCCGCGGGAACGGCGCAGGCGGCGCGGCCGTGCGCGGGCGCGCACCGAAGCGCTGCTGCACACGCTGAAGCGCAGCCGGCGGGTGAAGGCCAACGACCGGGAGCGGAACCGCATGCACCACCTCAACGCCGCCCTGGACGAGCTCCGCAGCGTCCTGCCCACCTTCCCCGACGACACCAAGCTCACCAAGATCGAGACCCTGCGCTTCGCTTACAACTACATCTGGGCCCTCTCCGAGACCCTCCGCCTGGCCGAGCAGtgcctcccgccgccccccaccTTCCGCggcgccgccgcgccccccaGCCCGGGCAGCGACGCCGGCTCTTGGCTGTCCAGCGCCTCCCCGTCCGCCCCCTCGCTCTGCGCCTCCGCCTCCGGCCCCAGCAGCCCCGCCACCTCCGAGGACTGCGCTTACGCGCCCGCCGACAGCCTGCGCAGCTTCCGcgggctgcccgccgccgcgcccccgggCGCGCCCTGCCGCTAG